The nucleotide sequence AAAAgtcatttcatattttttttgttttcatagtattacttttttaaaatcgtaAATTATGATTAGTTAGTCTCCAAACGACATTCATTACCTGTTAGGCGctacaaagttcgccgggtcagctagtttctTATAAAACAGGTtcttaaaagaataaatactgcaatatatttctattgtttacgtgacttgtaattaattaatcaaatatgtgtataatttttaggAACTTGTCAATGGCATTAGGCATAGAATGGGCACCGCTAAACGTACCAGTTTCACGAAGGCTTCAGACCCTGGCGGCCACTGGCTGGATCTGCCTTGTACTCTTCAGCGAAGCAGTTGCTATACttctattcattaaaattatttactcttCATTTTGGTACTTGGGCTTGTTGTATGGAGTGTGGATGCTAAATGATATCGAGATATGTCATAAAGGAGGCCGAACgtaagtaatacatatattttatgtactatGACGGCAGTTCAAAACGTTTTAGAAAACATTGCAATCGTCTACACTCGCGTGGTACGCGTGCAAACGTACGAGTAGACTTTAGATTTAGACCTCGACgtaaatttatagtttaaattttttttacatacaagattttatattctatacaaATTACTTATACCTTCTAACTAAATGTTCTTTGTTATCCTAGTCTTACTggaaataagtattttatacgTATTTACTTATCCGTGTGTTTTAATGCtcctgttaataataattatctcgCTCTTACATTAAATCACTaacattattgaaatattgccatatttattgttttctttcatTCTTATTCGTGCAGCGGGGAAATGCTGTCAGCGTTAAAGGTCACTTCCACAGGGacgaaactttttaatttacttgtaattttctttttattaatttataattattttcttatgactaTGTAGGTTAGGAGCCGTTGTTAGGGgggtctttgattttttttttggtcaACAGTTATTAGTAAACAGTTAGACAgttacccacacattgtctatgcttgtaAACAAAAAGCTTTTTCAAGAATTCgtacaaaaaagttatatgtttatgtactgttattttttttagagcTTTGGtaacttttgctgacaagaagTAGGGGGGAGGGGGATATATACATTGCAGCATATCTGtttacgtaataattaaacgtcATTATTCgtgctttataaattatatttaaataattctattaaatcTTTCAGAATCCAATGGGTGCGAAACTGGGCGTGGTGGCGTTACTATAGAGATTATTTTCCAATTAAACTTGTGAAAACCGTTGACTTGGAACCCAATAGGAACTATCTCTTCGCGTGCTTTCCACACGGCGTTGTCTGCTCCGGGGCTTTCGGGGCATTCGCGACAAATGCTCTGGATTTCCACAAAGTTTTTCCTGGCTTGAGTTGCCATATGATAACCTTGGCTGGGCATTTTCTGGTTCCCATTTTCCGGGAACTTTTACTAGCGTTTGGGACTTGTGCATCTTCAAGGGAAAGTTTGGAGTATCTGTTGGATATAAAACGCAATCAAGGAACATGCGTGTGCCTGATTGTTGGTGGAGCTGCTGAGGCATTGGACTCACATCCTGGGGagtataaagttattttgaccaGACGAAAAGGCTTTATTCGGGTTGCTATGAAGTCCGGGTAAGTTCTTAGTTAAAATGAAAGTAGAAGTAGTCCACTAATGTGTTGACTTGCAATTTGCCACCggattaaattaacattttttcagtaaaCAGGAagaaagaaaactaaaatatgtatagttttttttaagtatatagttattatagtCCTTATCATATGACTGATTCTTTCAGAGCACCCATAGTACCGGTGTTCTCCTTCGGTGAAACAGACGTGTTCAGACCACCTCACAATCCCCAGGATAGCTTCCTACGCAAGTTCCAGGAGAAGGTGCGTCAGGTAACTGGCATTTCACCAATGTTTCCTATTGGAAGAGGACTGTTTCAGTATTCATTTGGAGTTCTACCTTTGCGATCACCCATTACCACTGTCGGtgagtatattttattctctATGCATTGATCTTAGGCATTTAATAGTCAGCCTTATTTCGTGGGTTCGAAGCCCGGTTGTGCACTTTTTTAGTATGCTGAAAACAGCTCGTTATGCGGAGCAGATtccaaaaaatctttaataaatgtaagaaGGCTTAACACATACCAGTAAAGAATAATTAACTACTAAAAAGGCAAAAATATGTCTGCATTTCTATTGGGgagtaaacatattaaaaaataataatgctatGCCTTGTAGACTACTACAACTATtactatacaattttaataggcGCTATTTTCTCATTCACACTTCCGCGCCGTTATAAaggatatttatattatattgatctTTCTGTACAATTCTCTttcctttatttatatctaagaTAATGAATTTTAGTGTCTTATGTGTTTTGTGTTGGAGATAGATTACTGacaacgttgtgtaaaaaaaattaaacatgcaccaggaaataattaaaaatttcatcacAATCAACTCAAAACCTCATAATATAGGCtacttttgttttcaaaatatttaatcaagtcGAACTATGCAGGTGTATGACGCGAGTGTTACATCTATTGATGAGTTCCGTAATGACATAAAaatcataacaatatttaagcactataatatatctatacattattttcaGTTGGTGCACCTTTAGAAGTTGAAAAGAATCTAGATCCAACAGACGAAGAAGTTAACGCCTTACACGCTGAATTCACAAAACGACTGATTGATCTCTTTGAGACTGAAAAACCTAAGTATTTGAAGAACCATgagaaaatatcattaattatcACATAGTATTATGTGCGTACTTTATTTCCAGTTAAATGTTaccaacaaattaaattaggtGAACTGCCAACCAAAACGGAATAgattattaagaataattcAGCCACTGCAAGCAAATTTGAATAATGCATTACCCATGTCTCTGACATACttggtattaattataattacttatatagtttttttgttttgcattctaaatttattaaatattcaattgagtgaattttattatattaagagtTTTTAAAGTAGAATTACTTtcgcatttattaaattgatactAGTTATTGAGAATATTTTGCGTTCGAAGACATATGGTATGATCCTTGGATGTCAAAGGAATCGATTTGACATTCGAAAGACTGTCTCGACACTGGACCTTGCTGTGGTTAAAACCCGCGAAAACAGCTCTTGGCATCAGGGCGATGAGAAATATCGCTGTTCGCGAGCGTGGCGTTGTAAAGCTAAAGAAATATCTATGAGCATGACATTAGCTAACTTTATATCACGTAACCTTTTGCATACAAGTTGGGTCTGTGTGTCACGCTatcaaaaagtaattttatctcAAACCCCAGTATAGGTTACCAAAACGTCTGTGTACagattatatatactttataaggTACAAATTTTGtagtgtttaaaatatattagagcCAAAGAGtaacttagtttaatttttttcaatatttttttaaacaattttttcatgaaaataagtattgagatattattaataacgtggttattattattttccgttTATTATAACTTCATTTATAATAGATGATCCCAGATAATTGtactttgttattattttgataagtgTTCATAAAAGTTATCAGTACTGATACTTTACGAATATTAttagcaataaattaatacttttatggaagttttattacattaattaccccttagattatattaaaacacatcaaaatatactattttatttaaatttatttacatttatatacaacattaaatttaatcgcTTGCGAAATCGTTTGAGCAATCGCAAAAACTTCAAagaacttataataatatcgaCTTTTATAacactttataataaacaagaaaacataatatgtacgataacttatataaaatcttgTAAAATTGTAACTCAAAACTCAgtacacaaaacaaaacagaataaacttattttctaaattattctaattaggtataaagaaataaaactattttgggTACTGAGCACGAGACTAAGATAGCAATAGAGCGGGAATGATAGAAAATAGGTGGGCATATTGCTAAGTTATCTGCGCTGAATTATTACGAATCTAAACTACGATAGATGTTCTATAATTCGGGTATGTTGTCACATatacttcaaaaatatgtCACTTAGTTTGTATAATTGTCAAACtgacaaatgaaaaatgtttggTAATAATCAGCTGTAATAACTAAGCAAAATGCGGGCGTCCTATCTAAAGTCCCGCCCGTtaactaaacataaaataataaaagatttgaaaaaattaacttaaaaactgACTTTACGTATAAGATTTATCAGATTCGAATTAATATAACTGTCTTTCATgacattgtaattaaaaagctacacgcaatgaaaagaaaaatacgttaattacgaaaatatcaataaataatcattatttattagtaaataaaatgataaatacatttatatttatattaaaaaggctTTAATGCCTCGTCGGGTATTCGAAAGCGAATAAAttcatgaattattttaatatcacgattaaactgtttttagaagattttaatattgtataatgaaTAATGATGAATATAGGCAACATTGACATTAACATTTCCAATTTGCTTTcattttttatgtgtattgCCAGTATCTCATTAAAACgttgcataatatataattctgtGATCATAGATCAGACaataataagtacatttttccTCAGTATGAGTTATCATATTCTGACCACAGATATTTATCCCGCCAGAATGAAATCATTTGTGACCAGTGAACACCggacataatacataaactcAAACAACTCTAAAGCTCTTTGGCAAGCATAATGCTATCTGAAGAGATTTTCGTGTTACTTAAGAACAATTATGTTCGGTTTCGGCTGCCTTGTAAAGATTTAGTGTAGTTGATGCTGCTAGATATAGTTTTGTTGTGGTGCAAAAATAGTTTTGCATATATTCTTCATGTACCTAAACGTTTCACGCCTGTTTTGGATGTTGTGTAGTAGGCGTTGGAGATGGCTTAAAGCATTGAAGCAGGAAAGCTGTGTACATGACAAAAGCTATCGATAAAGCTATCAATgcgtacataaatatatttagttctgGTTGACGGAATCTGTTCTTCCGCAGCCATTCCAAAACCTCTTCTTCGGCCATAACGTCACCTACaagttacaaaatttattgttaatttaaattgaattaatttttttttattgtttctcataTTTTTACATCAATAGATCAAGAGatgagtatgagacaaccCCAGTCAGTAGTCAAGAGACACTTTTGTTGGGGTTGACTCGCTATTTCCCTTTtaggtttaattatttataatgttgcataaatgtgataaatataaaacctccttatttataaaaacaagcaTATTCTCATTCCATTCTTTAACTGAAGTGCTCTTTTATccctttcttttaataaatactgaaTACTTTAATTGAAAAGCAGAAAaaaatgattgttttttttatgaaatggaCATGCTTATTTTGTATTAGTGTAGTGGTTAAACAACTACGGAAATGggaaacatcgtaaggaaaatGCTATGTCTTAGCAAGGCCGAGACTTGCGAACGAGGATCTTTTACCAATATATCAATCAATGTGCCGAGCTATGCAAgctatatttcaaaaaaacttGGAGCAAGTACGGATACGGCTTTAATAAGTTTCTTCCCAATAACTGGAACATAcgaacaattatttttcttacccCTGTATATACTCGGGAACCGCTTTCTAAAGTATACGATAGCTGGTAGTTTAGTCACGCCCCACTTGCGAGCATAACGAGGGTCGTGCATCTTCACAAATGTGATGTCTAAATTATCTGTTTCGCTGTCAATGTTCTCCAGTTTGTCCAGGACAATTCGGCTTTCCGCTGAGTTTtcatctaaaaattaaaaattaaatgtgaatTCAGAATATTCTTGTCGTCTACGTATGGAATAGTTATTAGTTATGACGATTTGGTAATCAAGGGGTAAGGTTCGTTGGTGTGCCGTTAGCACAAAGAAACGGTACTTACAGAAATAAACCGCCAAGAACTCGTTCTCCTCTAGAAGCTTATCCAGCATTTTCCGGTTAACCTCTTCAATTTCGTTTTTGATTTCAAAAACCTCTTGAGACGTCAGCCATTGGAGTACCCTATCTACTTGATGCAAGTCTCCATCATATGGCATCGGAACCCTCTTACGGAAATACACCAAAGAcggaatatttataatgttatattgtgCAGCTGCCTCTGAGCTTGCAATTTTCACAAAATCAATACCGAATTGATCCACTTCTCCGTCTATTTGTTCTAATGCTTCCAGAATTTCTTGGCATTCTGGACAGTCTTCGTCGTCGTCT is from Pieris rapae chromosome 7, ilPieRapa1.1, whole genome shotgun sequence and encodes:
- the LOC110996982 gene encoding 2-acylglycerol O-acyltransferase 2-A, which produces MFKTFWNTFMNLSMALGIEWAPLNVPVSRRLQTLAATGWICLVLFSEAVAILLFIKIIYSSFWYLGLLYGVWMLNDIEICHKGGRTIQWVRNWAWWRYYRDYFPIKLVKTVDLEPNRNYLFACFPHGVVCSGAFGAFATNALDFHKVFPGLSCHMITLAGHFLVPIFRELLLAFGTCASSRESLEYLLDIKRNQGTCVCLIVGGAAEALDSHPGEYKVILTRRKGFIRVAMKSGAPIVPVFSFGETDVFRPPHNPQDSFLRKFQEKVRQVTGISPMFPIGRGLFQYSFGVLPLRSPITTVVGAPLEVEKNLDPTDEEVNALHAEFTKRLIDLFETEKPKYLKNHEKISLIIT